One region of Wyeomyia smithii strain HCP4-BCI-WySm-NY-G18 chromosome 3, ASM2978416v1, whole genome shotgun sequence genomic DNA includes:
- the LOC129729751 gene encoding uncharacterized protein LOC129729751 produces the protein MACFSYIPSVEEYFAAYSTTLIVLLTICSISLLLVATLYTRVVKVVVTQYSKPGRIELILTNVIYVVVVVFSIISLAVPLFSEKLDLVSYIIFSWCIFTFYRYIRLAAGGHNALKETYELNIQSLATGNRLRRAIRKLFAKYITVRLSILQFPIVTTIISGTQIGFYSADEDLYHRTSASILPLHLISIILYLIAFALLIKNIESTFTDLQIKQKFRLLRLVVLVLRIQVSILEIIFRNVYINCDSFAGASRSIFNFVKQMLIVTEISILAIVTWKVYRREEKDFNDM, from the exons ATGGCTTGCTTCAGTTATATTCCCTCCGTTGAAGAGTATTTTGCAG CATATTCAACGACACTCATAGTGCTACTGACAATTTGTTCGATTAGTTTACTTCTGGTAGCTACTCTGTATACACGAGTAGTGAAAGTTGTTGTAACCCAATACAGCAAACCCGGTCGAATAGAACTGATACTAACTAACGTTATCTATGTG GTTGTGGTAGTCTTTTCTATAATATCCCTGGCAGTTCCTTTGTTTTCAGAGAAGCTAGATTTGGTgtcatatattattttttcctgGTGCATATTTACATTTTATAG ATACATAAGACTGGCTGCAGGCGGCCACAATGCTCTCAAGGAAACGTACGAGTTGAACATACAATCCTTAGCAACAGGAAACCGATTGCGACGTGCAATTCGTAAACTTTT CGCAAAATACATTACGGTGCGATTATCCATTCTTCAGTTTCCAATTGTAACCACAATCATTTCGGGAACTCAAATTGGTTTCTATTCAGCAGACGAGGATTTATATCACCGTACCAGTGCCAGTATTCTACCACTTCATCTTATTTCAATAATCCTCTATTTGATTGCATTCGCATTATTAATCAAAAACATAGAATCAACATTTACGGATCTACAAATCAAG caaaaatttAGACTTCTTCGACTGGTAGTGTTAGTGTTGCGTATTCAAGTTTCAATATTGGAGATAATTTTCCGAAATGTATACATCAATTGTGATAGCTTTGCGGGGGCATCTAGGTCGATATTCAATT tTGTCAAACAGATGCTGATAGTGACTGAAATAAGCATACTAGCGATTGTGACCTGGAAAGTGTACCGAAGGGAAGAGAAGGACTTCAATGATATGTAA